GCAATTTCAGTAAGAGTAGTAGCAGCAGATCCATCGTTCTTAAAGTAGAACTTCTTTTCATTCACTTCCTGCCATTGGTTAGCCAGCATGATTCCATCCTTGTTTAAAAAGTATACATTGGAATTATCGGAAAGAAGTCCGCTTGTTCGCTCGCCGCTTGAATTTAAGTAATACCAATCCGTTCCTAATAAAAGCCAACCGGTCTTCATCGCACCACTTGCTTGAAGGAAGTACCATTTATTGTTGACGTTCAACCAGCCTGTCTTCATAGAACCATCCGCCTGAAGGTAATACCATTTACCTTTGTCTAGAAGCCAACCGGTCTCCATGGCCCCTTTTGTGTCAAGGTAATACCATTTATCTTTTATGAGAATCCATCCTTTTACAGGACTATCATTTTGGTAATAATACCATTTTCCGTTTTCTAGCTTCCAACCTGTCGTCGCTGCATAGGTCGGTGAAAAGCCTATCCCAAAATTCAAGAGTAATAAAGCAAAAATCGATAAAATCATTATTTTCTTTTTCAACGCTAAAATTCCCTTTCTTTACTAAGTGTAACTCTAAAGAGTTATTACAGCATGGGTACCGAGCTGTATTATGCCTCTATTAGATTTCTCACACTCCTTTTGCTCTAGAGGTCTTGTGTAGTGAGTTGCCAAAAACTACGATTCTATCCTTAATTTGTTAATTTTATATTAAACTGTATTTTCTAGATTGTGAAGCAAAAATCGACAATCTTTCTATTGAAAACGCTAATTGGAAGGGATTTTGTTGAAACCAGGCGAAGTGTGACCTTTTTGAACATGGGCAGGCACCTAATAACCAAGTCATTCGTAACATAGGGATAGGTAGAAAGAGGAGGGGAAAAGCTATGTATCCTTATTCAAATTACTCTGATGCTTTAAGCAGACAACAAAATAAGTTAATTCAAGATATTGAAAAAGCGATTAACGGGGAATATAGTGCGATCCAATGTTATGAAAAAATCGCCAAACTGGCCACGAAGGAAAAGCAGCGTAAGCAAATCCTTGAAATTCGCGAAGACGAAAAGAGACATTATCATCAATTTGTAAGGATTTACACAAGCCTTACTGGCAGGCAGCCTCAACCAAAGGCTTCGGAGGAGTGTCCGAATACGTATAATAAGGGATTAGAGTTTGCATTGGTGGATGAACAAGAGACAGTGGATTTTTATTTGAATATAGCGGATGAAACAACAGATCCATATATTAAGGAAGTTTTCCGTAGAGCAGCAGCTGATGAGCAAAATCATGCGGTGTGGTTCCTGTATTATTTTACGAAAAATAAATAATAGAAAAAACAGGGCTGACCTAGGAGGGTACTCTCGCGAGGTCAGCCCTGTTTTTTGATTGTATAGTTTAGTCGTCATTGGAGTCTCCACCGTAGTCCCCATCGTCGTTCGAGTCGTTATCATCTGAGTCATTGTCATCATCATCATCATCGGATTCGTCTGAATCAATGGTATTGAAGGCAGAGGCATGATACGGGTCGTTGCTATAACTTTTAGAGGTAGCTGCAGCGGTTTGGCCTTTATTTTCAAGGCTAGGGAAGATTAAAAACGCGGCAATGATTGCTAAGGTACCAAAGAATTCCTGCACACCAAAAATAAGATACACACCATACACAAAAAGGAAAATCCCAATCAGCCATTGTATTAATCGTATCGCCTTCAGAAGCATCCCCCCCAAGAAGTAATTCCCAAAAAACAATCCACCATATAAAAATAAATATTACCGCCTAGGACTTTTTATACATAATTTAGGCAATCGTAACTTGATTGCAACATAGTGGTGGAAGTGAAGTTGTCAGTTTTGTTGGAGAAGTAATCATCATTTGTTACTAATCTTGCTAAAAGGTAAGAGGTAATGCCTTCGGCCACATGGAGTCGGTGTAAGTGCCAGAAGAGGTAGGAGGAAATAGTAGTGGGTAACATAGGAAGATTCTACATGCCCGAAGGAGTAGTGGAAAAGAGAAAAGGGTCACGTAGAACGAGTCTAAGCGCATACCCTCAGTAACATGCTCTTATTTTTTTAACCTTTCTTTTATGTTCCCAGCATGCGCCAATAAAATAATCACAAGTAAGCTCCCAGAAATGACACAGCTAATCCAGTCAGAATGGTTGATTACTAGAAACACCGGAATGAGCAGAAATACCCCTAAGCCTGCAAAAGTAAAGCTTTTGGTTAATGGATACAGGATTATGAATCCGATGATAATGACAGGAATAAGCAGTGGTTCAAACATAACCATCCCGCCAATAAAGGTGGAAATTCCTTTTCCTCCCTTAAACTTCAATGTGATCGGCTTGAGATGGCCGATAATGGCCATTCCTAATCCTAGCAGCTGGACAGGCCCGGAAAATTCTAAATAGCGAGCAAGCGATATGACGAGAACACCTTTTAAGGCATCTCCTAAAAAGATGAGGGCAAATGCTTTTTTTCCATGGAGCCGTCCGGCATTTCTTGCCCCCACATTTCCACTCCCATGAAGCCTGATATCCTTATGATAAATCATCTTTGTAACCAAATATCCGAACATAATACAGCCGATAAAATAGCAAATTACTAGATATAGATAAATCATTTGCTCACTTCCCAAATCTTTGATTGTACATGGTGTCAGGCACCAGGTACCTTTTCGTTTGTAAACTTTTAGAAGAGTGTTGTTATTTGATTCGCTGATAAAAATTGAAAATCGCTGATATTTTGTTATATTCGCTGATAAAATTAAAAATTCGCTGATAAAGTTCCGAAATTCGCTGAAAAATGCCTAAAACATACAATTTGATGTAATTGTACAAAGACCCGAACGTTCTGAAGTGGGATTCTATCACGAAAACAACTATATTTGTGAAAATAGCCTTAAAATAAAGGTCTTTGAGGGCATTGGTAGAAATTGTTTATGAGAGGACATTTGCAAAAGCCCGATGATATTATTTTGAGGTGAAAATCAAGTGATTTCAAATGATATTTTTACTGAATTAGAAAAAAAGATAAAAAAGGATAAAATTACGTCATGTCTCATCCAGCATAAGGATTCTTTAGTTTTTCAATACTATAAAAATAATAAAATGAAAGATAAACAGCATAAGGTCAACTCTGTTACAAAGAGTGTGCTCGCTATTTTAATTGGGATTGCGATTGATCGTGGTGAGTTAGAGGGAGTCCATCAGCCTATAGTTGATTTTTTCCCGGACCTTACTGACGGGAAAAAGCAATTGACACTTGAACATCTGCTTACCATGACTCCCGGATTTGATTGGCCAGAATTTACGCGCTGGGGTGGGAGGCCGATGCCCATGATTAATTCGCAGGATTGGGTTCGTTTTATCCTAGAAAGGCCCATGGTTGAATCTCCAGGAGAAAGTATGCACTATAATTCAGGTTGCTCCCATCTGTTAAGTGCGATTCTCCAAAAGGCGGCAGGTAAGACTTTAACAAAATATGCGGATTCTTATTTGTTTAAGCCATTGGGGATAAAGGATTATAAATGGTATTCGGATGCGAAAGGGATCGTAATCGGCGGATTTGGGTTGTCATTAAAAGCAAACGATATGCTGAAAATAGGGCAGTTGATGTTAAATGAGGGAATTTGGAAAGGGCAGATGATCGTGTCGAAGGATTGGGTAAAGGAATCCACTATGCCACGCTTCCATACCTACAACAAAATTGGCACCTATGGCTATCATTGGTGGATCCTAACCGATGAGAATCATCAACCTGCGCAACCCCCAGCCTTCTTTGCCATGGGATACGGAGGCCAATATATTTGTGTCGTTCCTGAATACCAACTCATCGTTACATTTACTAGTGACCTGTACAACGATACATTTAAACCTTTAAGCTACTTTAAAAAGCTTTGAATAGATAGAGTGGAGTGGTTTTAGGGTTTCTATTATATAAAAGATAGAAAAGTTAATAACAGTTTTAAAAATTTTTAAAACATTTAAAAAACACTCTTGCATTTCAATAGTAGGCGGTGATATTATCAAATTATAATAAATCTAAACGTTTACATTTGAAGAAAACATATCCAATAGACTAGAAGTTTTAGGTCTATTATTTTTAAAAACATAAATCTAAACGTTTACATTTTAGGGGTTACATAATATGGAGTACAAACCAACAATTGAAGATGTTGCAAAGCTTGCGAAGGTTTCAATTGCTACGGTTTCGAGGGTAATCAATAACCAGGGTGGCGTTAGAAAAGTAACTGAAGAACGAATTGTAAACGCTATCAATGAACTTGGTTATATCCGCAGCGCAGTAGCAAGAAGTATGAAAAGAAAAGAAACACATACTATCGGCATTATTGTGCCAGATATTAAAAATCCATTTTTTCCACTTGTTGTTTCCGGCATTGAGCAAAAGGCGCGGGAGCTAGGATACTACACAATTCTAAGTAGTACAAATGAGTCACCTATCGTAGAAGAAGAAATCGTGAAGATTTTCATTGAACGAGGTGTAGATGGCGTCATTATTACAACAGCAAATGAGACGGGAGACCATATTAAACTTTTACAGGACCAAGGTATTCCCATCGTGGCTGTTGACAGGGCTATCAAGAAATTTGATGTGGATACCGTGTTGGTTGACAATGTAAATGGTTCCTATCAGGCAGTTCAGCACCTCATTTTACAAGGGCATAAAAGAATTGCTATTATTTGCGGGCCACAACAAACCACTCCTGGACTGGAGAGGTTTTTAGGCTATAAAAAAGCACTAGAGGAATATAATATTTCTTTTGATGAAAGCTTGGTTATTCAAGGTGATTTTATGGAAGGCAGCGGTTATTCAGCAGCACATGAACTGTACGATTCAGACAATAGACCAACTGCTATTTTTTCATCAAACAATCTCATGACAATAGGTTGTATAAAAGGTTTAATAGACTTAGATTGGAAATTGGGAGAAGAAGTATCCTTTATAGGGTTTGATGATGTGGAAATTGCAACTTTTATCAAACCACGATTATCTGTAGTATCTAGACCGATGATGACAATTGGTGAAATAGCCGTTCAATTACTTTACGAACGAATGAATATGAAGGGTGAGCTTCCAAAGAGAGAGTATCTTTTATCACCTGAACTAAAAATTCGAGAATCCTGCCAAGTAAAAATAAAAATCTAAACGTTTACATTCTTGCAAAGGGAGAGAGAAACAAGATGAAAAAAGGTGGAATTTTAAATCCAAGAATTAATCAATTAATCTCTGAAACTGGTCATACAGATTATGTTGTCGTTACAGATGCCGGTTTACCTATTCCTGAAAATGTGACACACAGAATCGATTTGGCACTCAAGGAAGGAGTACCAGGTTTTCTTGAAACGCTAGATACAGTGTTGACAGAACTAGAGGTGGAAAAAGTCATTCTAGCAGAGGAACTAAAAACAGTCAGTCCAGAAATGCATGACCAAATCGTAAGCCGCTTTGAAAATAAACCAATTGAATACGTTCCACATGTAGAATTCAAACAACAAACCAAACAAGCAAGAGGATTAATTCGAACTGGTGAGTTTACTGGGTATGCCAATGTTATTTTAGTAGCAGGAGTTGTTTACTAAAAATGAAAGCTCGTTCAAAGGGGGACAGATGAATGAGTACAACGTTACTTGAAATGAGGGAAATCTCGAAGGAGTTTCCTGGAGTGAAAGCTCTTGATCGTGTATCTATTCATGTAAATCAGTCAGAGATCCTTGCTTTACTTGGTGAAAATGGGGCTGGCAAGTCCACTTTAATGAAGGTGCTTGCAGGCGTTCATCAGCCGAGTAATGGGCAAATCTATATAAATGGAGACCCCGTAACGATTGAGGGGCCAAAACACTCTCAAAGTCTGGGAATCAGTATTATCTATCAAGAATTTAATTTGATCCCGCATATGAGTGTAGCCGAAAATATCTTCATTGGACGAGAGCCTCGCAAAACAAAAGGGATCATTCACCGCAAACAGGTTAGGGACGAAACAAGAACTTGGCTAGACCGGGTAGGGTTAACACGAGTTTCACCGGATGATTTAATCATCGACCTTTCTGTGGCAGAACAACAATTAGTCGAAATTGCCAAGGCCCTTTCCTTTAATTCTAAAATCATTATCATGGATGAACCGACTGCTGCTTTAAATGATGAAGAAACTAGTAAGCTGTTAGCCATTATGAAGGACTTAAAGCAACAGGGAATGGGAGTCATTTTTATTACCCATCGCTTGGAAGAAGTCCAAGCGGTTGCTGATTCAATCGCTGTATTAAGAGATGGAAAATACATCGGGAGCGCTCTGGTAAAGGACGTTACAAAAGATGATATGGTTACGATGATGGTCGGTCGTGAGTTGACTGATTTGTATCCAGAGAAGGGTACCCCTGCTAATGATATTTTACTTGAGGTCAAAGATGTTTCAGTCCCGGACATGCTGCATAACATTAATTTTTCGGTTAAAAAAGGGGAAATCCTTGGGATTGCTGGATTAATGGGCTCTGGAAGGACGGAGCTATCAAAAGCGATATTTGGCTTATACAACAATATGAGCGGTTCTGTAAAAGTAGATTCGAAGTTAGTAAAGAACCCAAGGGGAGCGATTGATGCAGGTATTGCACTTGTAACAGATGACCGTAAGCAGGAAGGCTTAGTCCTTGGATTATCAGTCTATGAAAATCTTCTTCTACCAACTTACCGGAGAATATCACGGTTTGGTGTTTCGAAGAAGAAAATGAAAGATGAGATTGTTAACCGATGGGTCAAGGATCTGAAAATAAAGGTCCACGATCCAAGTGTAGAAGTCAGAACGCTGAGCGGAGGAAATCAACAGAAGGTTGTCCTTGGAAAATGGCTTCAGATGAATCCTAAAGTGTTAATTCTAAATGAACCCACAAGGGGTATTGATGTGGGGGCAAAAGCTGAAATTTATCAAATTATGAAAAGGCTTACAGAAGATGGGATTTCCATTATTATGATCTCTTCCGAAATGCCGGAATTACTCGGCCTCAGCAATCGGATTCTAGTTATGAATGAAGGAAGAATAACAGCTGAACTCAGTCAGCAGGAAGCGACTCAAGAAAAAATCTTTTATTACGCATCAGGGGGTGTGACGAATGCCTAGTACGACACCTGTTAAGCAAGAGGTGCAAAAGGAAGCCTTTAATTGGCTTTCCCTCATTGAAAAATACCGTGTATTATTGATTTTTATTGTATTGTGTGGGATTGCAGGGGCATTGTCAGATGTTTTCTTTACAATGAGTAACGTGATGAATGTGCTTCGTCAAGTATCCATTATTGCCATAATTGCAAGCGGGATGACGCTCGTCATTTTAATTGCAGGCATTGACCTTTCGGTTGGAGCTGTTATGGCGTTTTCAGGAGCTATTTTAGCAGGTGCGTTGACCGCTGGTTGGCCGCTGGCACTAGCACTGCTTGCTGCACTTGGCGTAGGATTACTATTCGGTCTTTTTAATGGTTTTATTACTGCAAGATTTGGTGTCCCATCCTTTATTGCCACCTTGGCAATCATGGTTATTGCACGAGGAATGACGCTCGTTTATACAAAAGGTTATCCATTAGTAGTAAGTAACAATACATACCGATATATTGGAAGCGGTCGATTCTTCGGAGTTCCTATTCCGATTATCATTATGTTTGTTGTATTTGGATTCATGTATTGGATGTTAAAATACACTAGTTTTGGCCGATATATCTTTGCCATCGGTGGAAATGAAGAAACGGCTATTCTTGCAGGTATTAATGTGAGAGCCATTAAAATAGCTGTTTTTGGAATCTCTGGTTTGCTTTCCGCTTTATCCGCTATTATTTATACCTCACGATTAATGTCAGCTCAGCCAACTGCGGGTACAGGAATTGAGTTGGATGCTATCGCGGCCGTTATTATTGGTGGGACCAGTTTAGCAGGAGGAAAAGGTGGAGTTACAGGTACACTTATCGGGGCCTTAATTATGGGGGTCCTTGATAATGTTCTTAACTTAATGAATGTTTCTCCATTCTATCAAAGTATTGCTAAAGGTCTGGTCATTCTAATTGCTGTATTAGTAGATAGTAAGTTTTCAAAAATAAAAAAATAAACGTTGGGGGTATTAAGATGAAAAAGATTATTTCTTTGTTGGCACTATTTGCGATTATTATTGGTCTTGTTGGTTGCAGTATGGACGAAGGTTCAAGTACAAAAACATCCGGTTCGAAATCAAAAGATGGCAAGCTAAAAGTCGGTTTATCCATGAATACCCTAAACAATCCATTCTTCGTAGCCGTTAAAGAAGGAGCGGAGGCGCAAGCGAAGGAAGATAAGATTGATCTTGTTGTAACAGATGCACAAAACGATCCTGGTAAACAATTAGCAGATGTTGAAAACCTTTTAGAGCAAAATATTGATGTTTTAATTATTGACCCAGCCGATAGCGATGCTATTGCTGAAGGTGTAAAAAAGGCAAACGATGCAAAAATCCCTGTATTTACAATTGACCGTCAATCAAATGGCGGAGAAGTAGTTACTCATATTGGTTTTGACGCACTTAAGTCTGGTAAGATTGCAGGTAACTTCTTGAAAGAAGCTCTTGGTGGTAAAGGAAATATTGTAGAGATTCAAGGGATTTTAGGAACAAACGTAGGACAATTCAGAAGTAAAGGCTTCAATTCAGTAATGGACGAAACTCCTGGATTCAAAGTGGTTGCAAGACAGGCTGCAAACTTTGACCGTGGTGAAGCAATGAAAGTTATGGAAGATATTTTACAAGCGAATCCTAAAATTGATGGTGTATATGCTGCGAATGATGAAATGGCTCTTGGTGCGCTAGCTGCAATTGAAGCAGCAGGCCGCCTTGATGAAATCACTTTAATTGGCTGTGATGCGGTTGATCCTGCTATCGAAGCGATTAAGGGTGGGAAATT
The window above is part of the Bacillus sp. SORGH_AS_0510 genome. Proteins encoded here:
- a CDS encoding ferritin-like domain-containing protein, with translation MYPYSNYSDALSRQQNKLIQDIEKAINGEYSAIQCYEKIAKLATKEKQRKQILEIREDEKRHYHQFVRIYTSLTGRQPQPKASEECPNTYNKGLEFALVDEQETVDFYLNIADETTDPYIKEVFRRAAADEQNHAVWFLYYFTKNK
- a CDS encoding glycerol-3-phosphate acyltransferase encodes the protein MIYLYLVICYFIGCIMFGYLVTKMIYHKDIRLHGSGNVGARNAGRLHGKKAFALIFLGDALKGVLVISLARYLEFSGPVQLLGLGMAIIGHLKPITLKFKGGKGISTFIGGMVMFEPLLIPVIIIGFIILYPLTKSFTFAGLGVFLLIPVFLVINHSDWISCVISGSLLVIILLAHAGNIKERLKK
- a CDS encoding serine hydrolase, whose translation is MISNDIFTELEKKIKKDKITSCLIQHKDSLVFQYYKNNKMKDKQHKVNSVTKSVLAILIGIAIDRGELEGVHQPIVDFFPDLTDGKKQLTLEHLLTMTPGFDWPEFTRWGGRPMPMINSQDWVRFILERPMVESPGESMHYNSGCSHLLSAILQKAAGKTLTKYADSYLFKPLGIKDYKWYSDAKGIVIGGFGLSLKANDMLKIGQLMLNEGIWKGQMIVSKDWVKESTMPRFHTYNKIGTYGYHWWILTDENHQPAQPPAFFAMGYGGQYICVVPEYQLIVTFTSDLYNDTFKPLSYFKKL
- a CDS encoding LacI family DNA-binding transcriptional regulator, with translation MEYKPTIEDVAKLAKVSIATVSRVINNQGGVRKVTEERIVNAINELGYIRSAVARSMKRKETHTIGIIVPDIKNPFFPLVVSGIEQKARELGYYTILSSTNESPIVEEEIVKIFIERGVDGVIITTANETGDHIKLLQDQGIPIVAVDRAIKKFDVDTVLVDNVNGSYQAVQHLILQGHKRIAIICGPQQTTPGLERFLGYKKALEEYNISFDESLVIQGDFMEGSGYSAAHELYDSDNRPTAIFSSNNLMTIGCIKGLIDLDWKLGEEVSFIGFDDVEIATFIKPRLSVVSRPMMTIGEIAVQLLYERMNMKGELPKREYLLSPELKIRESCQVKIKI
- the rbsD gene encoding D-ribose pyranase is translated as MKKGGILNPRINQLISETGHTDYVVVTDAGLPIPENVTHRIDLALKEGVPGFLETLDTVLTELEVEKVILAEELKTVSPEMHDQIVSRFENKPIEYVPHVEFKQQTKQARGLIRTGEFTGYANVILVAGVVY
- a CDS encoding sugar ABC transporter ATP-binding protein, which encodes MSTTLLEMREISKEFPGVKALDRVSIHVNQSEILALLGENGAGKSTLMKVLAGVHQPSNGQIYINGDPVTIEGPKHSQSLGISIIYQEFNLIPHMSVAENIFIGREPRKTKGIIHRKQVRDETRTWLDRVGLTRVSPDDLIIDLSVAEQQLVEIAKALSFNSKIIIMDEPTAALNDEETSKLLAIMKDLKQQGMGVIFITHRLEEVQAVADSIAVLRDGKYIGSALVKDVTKDDMVTMMVGRELTDLYPEKGTPANDILLEVKDVSVPDMLHNINFSVKKGEILGIAGLMGSGRTELSKAIFGLYNNMSGSVKVDSKLVKNPRGAIDAGIALVTDDRKQEGLVLGLSVYENLLLPTYRRISRFGVSKKKMKDEIVNRWVKDLKIKVHDPSVEVRTLSGGNQQKVVLGKWLQMNPKVLILNEPTRGIDVGAKAEIYQIMKRLTEDGISIIMISSEMPELLGLSNRILVMNEGRITAELSQQEATQEKIFYYASGGVTNA
- a CDS encoding ABC transporter permease, which translates into the protein MPSTTPVKQEVQKEAFNWLSLIEKYRVLLIFIVLCGIAGALSDVFFTMSNVMNVLRQVSIIAIIASGMTLVILIAGIDLSVGAVMAFSGAILAGALTAGWPLALALLAALGVGLLFGLFNGFITARFGVPSFIATLAIMVIARGMTLVYTKGYPLVVSNNTYRYIGSGRFFGVPIPIIIMFVVFGFMYWMLKYTSFGRYIFAIGGNEETAILAGINVRAIKIAVFGISGLLSALSAIIYTSRLMSAQPTAGTGIELDAIAAVIIGGTSLAGGKGGVTGTLIGALIMGVLDNVLNLMNVSPFYQSIAKGLVILIAVLVDSKFSKIKK
- a CDS encoding substrate-binding domain-containing protein yields the protein MKKIISLLALFAIIIGLVGCSMDEGSSTKTSGSKSKDGKLKVGLSMNTLNNPFFVAVKEGAEAQAKEDKIDLVVTDAQNDPGKQLADVENLLEQNIDVLIIDPADSDAIAEGVKKANDAKIPVFTIDRQSNGGEVVTHIGFDALKSGKIAGNFLKEALGGKGNIVEIQGILGTNVGQFRSKGFNSVMDETPGFKVVARQAANFDRGEAMKVMEDILQANPKIDGVYAANDEMALGALAAIEAAGRLDEITLIGCDAVDPAIEAIKGGKLEATIAEPPVFLGKEAVKTALKISKKESVDKEVILDSTLVTPKNVNEVKTK